Proteins encoded together in one Anopheles darlingi chromosome 3, idAnoDarlMG_H_01, whole genome shotgun sequence window:
- the LOC125956412 gene encoding ATM interactor-like: protein MNPESARAMPAIAKVFLSREEILASKMYTCAIGNCGEVFRNAAHLQLHVVRRHKLERNRDRPPEGSQYFYCPSLHCPYHQKPLEEANGARHFLSFRSLKQHFLKVHEERTVVCTRCEKTFATESYLRHHLQSCGRTFTCDQCSASYGSREALLTHARRKGHDYQNLVAAGASRQARKRPKSPTTTGGTISVAVQTVNNLTDRGTQTTQSRRSEQALYNYDQPPAASVNAAVTATDLYSVEPTGRPLFSVSLMGIAPPSDNETSTPVVCTETQTDFIDVMLTSGINRHDPMLSYTHMCTQTSDMPAGLLTDLGLSTIETQTCWSEDGTGESFGDFLVSTETQTNFDIDSFSCTNSNDGDYTRATTGGDGTESEQPISNCKQTQAPEKPVSQFPHLEWKRFS, encoded by the coding sequence ATGAATCCCGAGTCCGCTCGAGCCATGCCGGCCATCGCAAAAGTGTTCCTGTCGCGGGAGGAAATACTGGCCAGTAAAATGTACACCTGTGCGATCGGTAACTGCGGCGAAGTGTTCCGGAATGCGGCCCACCTGCAGCTGCACGTCGTGCGACGCCACAAGCTGGAGCGGAATCGAGATCGGCCACCGGAGGGGAGCCAGTACTTCTACTGTCCATCGCTACACTGTCCCTACCATCAGAAACCCCTCGAAGAAGCGAACGGAGCACGGCATTTTCTCTCGTTCCGGAGCTTAAAGCAACACTTTCTCAAGGTCCACGAAGAACGGACGGTCGTTTGTACGCGGTGTGAGAAAACGTTTGCCACGGAAAGCTACCTTCGACACCACCTGCAGTCCTGTGGTCGAACCTTCACCTGCGACCAATGCTCGGCCAGTTACGGTTCCCGGGAGGCTTTGCTTACGCATGCTCGCCGTAAAGGTCACGATTACCAAAACTTGGTAGCAGCAGGGGCGTCTCGACAAGCTAGGAAACGTCCAAAATCTCCGACCACCACAGGAGGGACCATAAGTGTCGCAGTTCAAACGGTGAACAATCTTACGGATCGAGGCACACAGACAACTCAGTCGCGCAGATCTGAACAGGCTCTCTATAACTAtgaccagccaccagcagcatccgtgaATGCTGCAGTCACTGCAACTGATCTCTACTCGGTCGAACCAACCGGTCGGCCACTGTTCTCGGTTTCACTGATGGGTATCGCTCCACCGAGCGACAACGAGACTTCCACACCCGTAGTCTGTACCGAGACGCAAACTGATTTTATCGATGTTATGCTGACGAGTGGTATCAATCGGCATGATCCGATGCTTTCCTATACGCATATGTGCACGCAAACCTCAGACATGCCAGCTGGACTACTGACCGATCTTGGCCTCTCGACGATCGAAACACAAACCTGCTGGAGCGAGGACGGTACGGGTGAATCGTTTGGCGATTTTCTCGTTTCGACCGAAACGCAAACCAATTTCGATATCGACAGCTTCagctgcaccaacagcaacgacgGCGACTATACGAGAGCGACCACTGGTGGAGATGGAACCGAATCGGAACAGCCGATCAGTAACTGCAAGCAGACTCAAGCACCGGAAAAGCCTGTCTCACAATTTCCACACCTCGAATGGAAACGATTTTCTTAA